The Klebsiella sp. RIT-PI-d genome includes a region encoding these proteins:
- the hpf gene encoding ribosome hibernation promoting factor, which yields MQLNITGHNVEITDGLRDFVSTKFAKLEQYFDRINQVYIVLKVEKVTHISDATLHVNGGEIHASAEGQDMYAAIDGLIDKLARQLTKHKDKLKKH from the coding sequence ATGCAGCTCAATATCACTGGACACAATGTCGAGATTACTGATGGACTTCGCGATTTTGTCAGCACGAAATTTGCTAAGCTGGAACAGTATTTTGACCGCATCAATCAGGTCTACATTGTGTTGAAAGTGGAGAAAGTGACTCACATTTCGGATGCCACCCTGCATGTTAACGGGGGGGAAATTCATGCCAGTGCGGAAGGGCAGGACATGTATGCAGCTATCGACGGTTTAATTGATAAGCTCGCGCGACAGCTGACCAAACATAAAGATAAACTGAAAAAACACTGA
- the rpoN gene encoding RNA polymerase factor sigma-54, with translation MKQGLQLRFSQQLAMTPQLQQAIRLLQLSTLELQQELQQALESNPLLEQTDLHEEIDAKESPDNETLDSVDALEQKEMPEELPLDASWDEIYTAGTPSGNGVDYQDDELPVYQGETTQSLQDYLMWQVELTPFTDTDRAIATSIVDAVDDTGYLTLSVEDILDSMGDGDIGLDEVEAVLKRVQRFDPVGVAAKDLRDCLLIQLSQFAKNTPWIAEAQLIISNHLDLLANHDFRTLMRVTRLKEDVLKDAVNFIQSLDPRPGQSIQTGEPEYVIPDVLVRKVNGQWLVELNSDSIPRLQINQHYAAMSGSNRNDADNQYIRSNLQEAKWLIKSLESRNDTLLRVSRCIVEQQQAFFEQGEEYMKPMVLADIAQAVEMHESTISRVTTQKYLHSPRGIFELKYFFSSHVNTEGGGEASSTAIRALVKKLIAAENPAKPLSDSKLTTMLSDQGIMVARRTVAKYRESLSIPPSNQRKQLV, from the coding sequence ATGAAGCAAGGTTTGCAATTAAGGTTTAGTCAACAGCTTGCTATGACGCCGCAGTTACAACAGGCCATTCGCCTGCTGCAACTCTCAACGCTGGAATTACAGCAGGAACTTCAACAGGCGCTGGAAAGCAATCCACTGCTTGAGCAAACCGATCTTCATGAAGAGATAGATGCCAAAGAATCTCCGGATAACGAAACGCTGGACAGCGTGGACGCGCTGGAACAAAAAGAGATGCCCGAAGAGCTGCCGCTGGATGCCAGCTGGGACGAAATCTACACCGCCGGAACGCCTTCCGGTAACGGCGTGGATTACCAGGACGACGAATTACCCGTTTATCAGGGCGAAACCACCCAGTCCTTGCAGGATTATCTGATGTGGCAGGTTGAACTGACGCCTTTCACCGACACCGATCGGGCGATTGCCACGTCGATCGTCGATGCGGTAGATGACACCGGCTACCTGACCCTCTCTGTCGAGGACATTCTCGACAGTATGGGCGATGGCGACATTGGGCTTGACGAAGTGGAAGCGGTACTCAAGCGGGTACAGCGATTCGATCCTGTCGGTGTTGCCGCCAAAGATCTGCGCGACTGCCTGCTGATCCAGCTTTCGCAGTTTGCTAAAAATACGCCGTGGATCGCTGAAGCACAGTTGATCATCAGTAATCACCTTGATCTTCTCGCCAATCATGATTTCCGAACTTTAATGCGCGTTACGCGTCTTAAAGAAGACGTACTCAAAGATGCAGTGAATTTTATTCAGTCTCTGGACCCGCGCCCTGGCCAGTCGATCCAGACCGGAGAGCCGGAGTATGTGATCCCGGATGTGCTGGTGCGCAAAGTGAACGGTCAATGGCTGGTCGAGCTGAATTCCGATAGCATTCCACGCCTGCAAATTAATCAGCACTATGCCGCGATGAGCGGCAGTAACCGCAACGATGCAGATAACCAGTACATCCGCAGTAATCTCCAGGAAGCGAAGTGGCTGATTAAAAGCCTGGAGAGTCGCAATGATACGCTGCTACGCGTTAGCCGCTGCATTGTTGAGCAGCAGCAGGCGTTTTTTGAGCAGGGTGAAGAGTATATGAAACCCATGGTGCTGGCCGATATCGCCCAGGCCGTTGAGATGCATGAATCCACGATATCTCGCGTAACTACGCAGAAGTATTTGCATAGCCCGCGCGGCATTTTTGAACTGAAATATTTTTTCTCCAGCCATGTAAATACCGAAGGCGGTGGCGAAGCCTCGTCGACCGCGATTCGTGCGCTGGTGAAAAAGTTAATCGCTGCGGAGAACCCCGCGAAACCGCTGAGCGACAGCAAATTAACCACAATGCTGTCCGATCAGGGGATCATGGTTGCACGTCGTACCGTGGCGAAGTATCGAGAGTCTTTATCCATTCCGCCGTCTAACCAGCGTAAGCAGCTGGTATGA